A region from the Planifilum fulgidum genome encodes:
- a CDS encoding spore germination protein codes for MNRVLGVGKSFDVICRELTYGGKDFALYFVDGFAKDDILNRVMDHLSKLERKDLVPGTINRLIRTHLPYLEVESTKKIDDVVTAVLSGPLALLADGEEEAILIDARTYPARNPEEPDVERVVRGSRDGFVETLTFNTALTRRRLRDPSLRMEYMQVGTRSKTDICIAYLEDVADPELVETIRGTLSQIEVDGLTMAEKSLEEYLFRRFWNPYPMVRFTERPDVAAVHLLEGHVLIYVDTSPSVMITPTTFFHHLQHAEEYRQKPGVGAFLRWVRFLGIGASLFLIPLWYLFVLEPDLLPADLRFLGPEKIGDVPLFLQILTAEVGVEILRMASIHTPSPLATALGLIAAVLLGEMAVKVGLFNVEVILYVALASIGTFATPSYELGLANKISRLFFLVGVALGKLPGLILTVGIWFFVLATTRCLNTPYMWPLVPFNGKALWDVMVRSPMPIKSKRPRVLSPSDPDRREG; via the coding sequence TTGAACCGGGTGCTCGGCGTGGGGAAAAGCTTCGATGTGATCTGTCGCGAGCTCACTTACGGCGGAAAAGATTTCGCCCTGTATTTTGTGGACGGCTTCGCCAAGGACGACATCCTGAACCGGGTGATGGATCACTTATCCAAGCTGGAACGGAAGGATCTCGTTCCCGGGACGATCAACCGGCTGATCCGCACCCATCTGCCCTATCTGGAAGTGGAATCGACGAAGAAAATCGACGATGTGGTGACGGCGGTCCTGTCCGGTCCGCTGGCCTTGCTGGCGGACGGGGAAGAAGAGGCCATCCTGATCGATGCCCGAACGTATCCCGCCCGCAATCCGGAGGAACCGGACGTGGAGCGGGTGGTGCGGGGCTCCCGGGACGGTTTTGTGGAGACGCTCACCTTCAACACCGCCCTGACCCGCCGTCGGCTCCGGGATCCTTCCCTTCGCATGGAGTACATGCAGGTGGGCACCCGCTCAAAAACCGACATCTGCATCGCTTACCTGGAGGATGTGGCGGATCCCGAGCTGGTGGAGACGATCCGGGGCACCCTGAGCCAAATTGAGGTGGACGGATTGACGATGGCGGAGAAGAGCCTGGAGGAGTATCTGTTCCGGCGCTTCTGGAATCCCTATCCGATGGTCCGTTTCACGGAACGGCCCGACGTGGCGGCGGTCCATCTGTTGGAGGGACACGTGTTGATTTACGTGGACACATCCCCCAGCGTGATGATCACTCCCACCACCTTTTTCCACCATCTGCAGCATGCGGAGGAATACCGGCAGAAACCGGGGGTGGGGGCGTTTCTCCGCTGGGTTCGGTTTCTCGGGATCGGGGCTTCCCTCTTTTTGATCCCCCTGTGGTATCTGTTCGTTCTGGAGCCGGATCTCCTCCCCGCGGATCTGCGCTTTCTCGGACCGGAGAAGATCGGGGATGTCCCCCTCTTTCTGCAGATCCTGACGGCGGAAGTGGGGGTGGAGATCCTGCGGATGGCGTCGATCCACACGCCGTCCCCCCTGGCCACGGCCCTGGGTTTGATCGCCGCCGTTCTGCTCGGGGAAATGGCGGTGAAAGTGGGGCTGTTCAACGTGGAGGTGATTCTGTACGTGGCCTTGGCCTCCATCGGCACCTTTGCCACTCCCAGTTATGAGCTGGGCCTGGCCAACAAGATATCCCGACTCTTTTTCCTCGTCGGGGTCGCCCTGGGGAAGCTGCCGGGGCTGATTCTCACCGTGGGAATCTGGTTTTTCGTCCTGGCGACGACCCGGTGCCTCAACACGCCCTATATGTGGCCGCTGGTTCCCTTCAACGGGAAGGCGCTGTGGGATGTGATGGTCCGTTCGCCCATGCCGATCAAATCGAAACGGCCGCGGGTCCTTTCTCCGTCGGATCCGGATCGCCGGGAGGGATAG
- a CDS encoding TetR/AcrR family transcriptional regulator — MAKRTGEKYEAIIDAAIRVIAENGYHNAQVSKIAREAKVADGTIYLYFENKDDMLISLFNEKMGAFIETVREAIARVDSAPDQLRELMRLHFAHLENNPKMAIVTQIELRQSNRKVRKGIAETLKKYMDVIDDIIRSGIEQGIFRPDVDVRVARRMIFGTLDETVTSWIANGCKYSLMDQVEPIHRLFLYGMGKDAPQQREAQSEKEGNA; from the coding sequence ATGGCCAAACGGACCGGGGAAAAATATGAGGCGATCATTGACGCCGCCATCCGCGTCATCGCCGAAAACGGTTACCACAACGCCCAGGTGTCCAAAATCGCCCGGGAGGCAAAGGTGGCCGACGGGACGATCTATCTCTATTTCGAAAACAAGGACGATATGCTGATCTCCCTCTTCAATGAGAAGATGGGGGCCTTCATCGAGACCGTCCGGGAAGCCATCGCCCGTGTCGACTCCGCGCCGGACCAGCTCCGGGAGCTGATGCGCCTCCATTTTGCGCACCTGGAAAACAATCCGAAGATGGCGATCGTCACGCAGATCGAACTGCGGCAATCCAACCGGAAGGTGCGCAAGGGGATTGCGGAAACCCTGAAAAAGTACATGGATGTCATCGACGACATCATCCGCTCCGGGATCGAGCAGGGGATTTTTCGCCCGGATGTCGATGTACGGGTCGCCCGCCGGATGATTTTCGGCACCTTGGATGAAACCGTCACGTCCTGGATCGCCAACGGCTGCAAGTACAGCCTGATGGACCAGGTGGAACCCATCCATCGCCTGTTCCTCTACGGAATGGGCAAGGATGCCCCTCAGCAGAGGGAGGCTCAGTCTGAGAAGGAGGGTAATGCATGA
- a CDS encoding purine/pyrimidine permease, with product MENSKVRRWGAEAIAAVQWLIFLVANTVALPVVIGEIFQFTSAETAALMQRTFLVVAVGSLLQGWLGHRLPLMDGPAGIWMGVFAILGSQALARGSDAREVLQSLEGAMLVTGGCFLILSMTGWMKRLLPLFTPLVTGTYLLLLVSQLSGIFFQGMLTGANGGFDPLSAWTALGVFFLVLLLSAVGKGWWKSYAMLIGMLAGWILFSAFGRASGAESSAGSPLPTVLEWGPPHIGMESAITGILVAFVLLSNMVASLAAVGEAVRGRSDVDIRELTRGGWVSGINHGLSALFSTGGMVPLSVSAGFVRLTGERGRGPFLIACLLMIGVSLVPPWTEALASIPGPVVYAALLASFVQMAGTAVRTVMEQPLDERRATIFGISLVLGIGTMFLPTPFFETFPPAVRYVLENGLLVGTLAVFFLERIWRKRLPSNPAGNNGDQHRETRLKEGISSEQVGEGKAEGAYR from the coding sequence ATGGAGAATTCAAAGGTGCGCCGTTGGGGAGCTGAAGCCATTGCCGCCGTGCAGTGGCTGATCTTTTTGGTGGCCAACACGGTGGCGCTGCCGGTGGTGATCGGTGAGATTTTCCAGTTCACCTCTGCGGAAACCGCCGCCCTGATGCAGCGGACGTTTTTGGTGGTGGCGGTCGGTTCGCTGCTTCAGGGATGGCTGGGGCACCGGCTGCCCCTGATGGACGGACCCGCGGGCATCTGGATGGGAGTGTTCGCCATCCTGGGGAGTCAGGCCCTCGCGCGGGGGAGCGATGCCCGGGAGGTGCTGCAGTCGCTGGAGGGGGCGATGCTGGTCACCGGGGGGTGTTTCTTGATCCTTTCCATGACGGGATGGATGAAAAGGCTGCTTCCCCTTTTCACGCCCCTGGTGACGGGGACTTATCTGCTGCTGCTCGTCTCTCAGCTGAGCGGAATCTTTTTTCAGGGAATGTTGACGGGTGCAAACGGCGGTTTTGATCCGCTTTCCGCCTGGACCGCCCTGGGGGTGTTTTTTCTCGTCCTCCTTTTGTCCGCCGTCGGGAAAGGTTGGTGGAAAAGTTATGCGATGCTGATCGGGATGCTCGCCGGCTGGATCCTTTTCTCCGCCTTTGGGCGGGCCTCCGGGGCGGAGAGCTCGGCCGGTTCGCCGCTTCCGACCGTGCTGGAATGGGGGCCTCCGCACATCGGAATGGAGTCGGCGATAACCGGAATTCTGGTCGCATTCGTCCTGCTGTCCAACATGGTGGCCAGTCTGGCGGCCGTCGGCGAGGCGGTTCGCGGTCGCAGCGACGTGGATATCCGGGAGCTGACCCGGGGCGGATGGGTGAGCGGGATCAACCACGGCTTGTCCGCCCTGTTTTCCACGGGCGGGATGGTTCCCCTCTCCGTGTCGGCGGGTTTTGTCCGGCTGACCGGGGAAAGGGGAAGGGGCCCCTTCCTGATCGCCTGTCTGCTCATGATCGGGGTTTCCCTGGTTCCGCCTTGGACGGAGGCGCTGGCCTCCATTCCGGGTCCCGTCGTCTATGCCGCCCTCTTGGCCTCCTTTGTCCAGATGGCGGGCACCGCGGTGAGGACGGTGATGGAACAACCCCTGGACGAGCGGAGGGCGACGATTTTTGGCATCAGCCTGGTGTTGGGAATCGGGACGATGTTTCTCCCCACCCCGTTCTTTGAGACGTTTCCCCCGGCGGTGAGATACGTGCTCGAAAACGGGCTCCTCGTCGGAACATTGGCCGTCTTTTTCCTCGAGCGGATCTGGCGGAAGCGTTTGCCTTCGAATCCGGCTGGAAATAATGGGGATCAGCATCGGGAAACGCGTTTGAAGGAAGGGATCTCCTCTGAACAGGTCGGAGAAGGAAAAGCTGAAGGAGCTTACCGTTGA
- the mobA gene encoding molybdenum cofactor guanylyltransferase, which translates to MMGRGLIVLCGGQSRRMGRDKALMPVGGRPVIERVLHRLQGWGDPLVVTNRPEAYRHLEVPLIGDRFPGKGPLAGIHAGLAHSRHRVNLVVACDMPFVSRALADLLFAHLAGDDASVPRLGDRPHPLFAVYTKECLGPLEMSLEAGDLSVIRFLRRIRTRFVEREAIAAVADPRLALFNMNEPADYCRACRMNGGEEA; encoded by the coding sequence ATGATGGGGAGAGGACTGATCGTTCTGTGCGGAGGACAATCCCGGCGGATGGGGAGGGACAAGGCGCTGATGCCCGTGGGGGGGCGGCCCGTCATCGAGCGGGTGCTTCACCGGCTGCAGGGCTGGGGCGATCCGCTGGTGGTGACCAATCGTCCGGAGGCCTATCGCCACCTGGAGGTTCCATTGATCGGCGACCGCTTCCCGGGAAAGGGCCCCCTGGCGGGCATCCATGCGGGGCTTGCCCATTCCCGCCACCGGGTCAATCTGGTGGTTGCCTGCGACATGCCCTTCGTTTCCCGGGCCCTCGCCGACCTGCTCTTTGCGCATCTCGCCGGCGATGATGCTTCCGTTCCCCGCCTCGGCGACCGCCCGCATCCCCTGTTTGCCGTGTACACCAAGGAATGTCTGGGTCCCCTTGAAATGTCCCTGGAAGCGGGGGATCTCAGCGTCATTCGGTTTCTCCGGCGGATCCGGACACGGTTTGTGGAGCGGGAAGCCATCGCGGCGGTGGCGGATCCCCGGCTTGCCCTGTTCAACATGAACGAACCGGCGGATTACTGCCGGGCTTGCAGGATGAACGGCGGGGAGGAGGCATGA
- a CDS encoding electron transfer flavoprotein subunit alpha/FixB family protein, with amino-acid sequence MSRNVLVLAEVRDGGLRNVSLECLAAARRVAEGGTITAAVFGSKAKEFADTLAHHGADKVVVATDEKLDQYTTDAYFQAFKQVIDKVHPDVILTGHTAIGRDVSPRIAARMGWGLISDCTDVQPADGRIIFTRPIYAGKAFVKKAVKEGTVFATIRPNNIPAGEADTSRSAQVEELDVAISADSLRTIVKEVVRKTAGGVDLTEARIIVSGGRGVKSAEGFKVLQELADVLGGAVGASRGACDAGYCDYSLQIGQTGKVVTPDLYIACGISGAIQHLAGMSNSKVIVAINKDPEANIFNVADYGIVGDLFEVVPMLTEEFKKVLAESN; translated from the coding sequence ATGAGCAGAAACGTATTGGTACTGGCCGAAGTGCGGGACGGGGGATTGCGGAATGTCTCCCTGGAGTGCCTGGCGGCGGCGCGGCGGGTCGCTGAGGGGGGAACCATCACGGCCGCCGTGTTCGGCAGCAAAGCGAAGGAATTTGCGGACACGCTCGCCCATCACGGCGCCGACAAGGTGGTCGTCGCCACCGATGAGAAGCTGGACCAATATACCACGGATGCCTATTTCCAGGCCTTCAAACAAGTGATCGACAAGGTGCATCCCGACGTCATCCTCACCGGGCATACCGCCATCGGACGGGATGTGAGCCCGCGGATCGCCGCCCGGATGGGATGGGGGCTCATTTCCGACTGCACCGATGTGCAGCCGGCGGACGGACGGATCATTTTCACCCGGCCCATTTACGCCGGAAAGGCCTTTGTGAAAAAGGCGGTGAAGGAAGGGACCGTCTTTGCGACGATCCGTCCCAACAACATTCCGGCGGGGGAGGCGGACACTTCCCGTTCCGCCCAGGTGGAGGAGCTGGATGTCGCGATTTCCGCCGATTCCCTGCGGACCATCGTGAAAGAGGTGGTTCGCAAGACCGCCGGCGGTGTGGATCTGACGGAGGCGCGGATCATTGTTTCCGGCGGTCGGGGCGTGAAAAGTGCGGAGGGATTTAAAGTCCTTCAGGAACTGGCCGATGTCCTTGGAGGCGCCGTGGGCGCATCCCGGGGCGCCTGCGATGCCGGATACTGCGATTACTCCCTGCAGATCGGCCAAACCGGAAAAGTGGTCACGCCGGATCTTTACATCGCCTGCGGGATCTCCGGCGCCATTCAGCACCTCGCCGGTATGTCCAACTCCAAGGTGATCGTCGCCATCAACAAGGATCCGGAGGCGAACATCTTCAACGTGGCCGATTACGGCATCGTGGGAGATCTGTTTGAAGTGGTTCCGATGCTGACGGAGGAATTCAAGAAGGTCCTGGCCGAATCCAACTGA
- the trxA gene encoding thioredoxin — MAIVDVTDQNFSEEVKSGTVLVDFWAPWCGPCKMIAPVLEELDNEIGDKLKIAKLNVDNNPETAGRFGVMSIPTLMVFKDGEMVSKMVGFQPKEQLREWLDPYL; from the coding sequence ATGGCCATCGTCGATGTGACGGACCAGAATTTTTCCGAGGAAGTGAAATCGGGGACCGTGCTGGTCGATTTTTGGGCTCCTTGGTGCGGTCCGTGCAAAATGATCGCTCCCGTCTTGGAGGAGCTGGACAACGAGATCGGCGACAAGCTGAAGATCGCCAAATTGAATGTCGATAACAACCCGGAGACGGCGGGCCGTTTCGGGGTGATGAGCATTCCGACCCTGATGGTGTTTAAAGACGGCGAAATGGTCTCCAAAATGGTCGGTTTCCAGCCCAAAGAACAGCTGCGGGAATGGCTCGACCCCTATTTGTGA
- the uvrC gene encoding excinuclease ABC subunit UvrC: protein MKDRVKEKVALLPDQPGCYLMKDEKGEVLYVGKAKSLRNRVRSYFTGSHDGKTQLLVSQIADVEVIVTGTPTEALILECNLIKKHRPRYNVLLKDDKSYPYIRLTREKHPRLEVTRKKKKDGSRYFGPYPNAGAAQQTKKLLDKLYPLRKCKTLPKRACLYYHLGQCLAPCEFDVDPSQEEAIAREIVRFLSGGYREVERDLRKKMEEAAERLDFERAKELRDLIHHINAVMTKQNIIFNDDIDRDVFGYAVDKGWMCVQVFFVRQGKLIEREVSIFPHYHDPEEDFHSFVTQFYHETPALPKEIYLPVGTDTEWLGQWLKGVHVRVPQRGLKKKLVDMAAENARIALEERFRLMERDEERTVQAARRLGEILGIGAARRIEAFDNSNIQGTDPVSAMVVFLDGRPAKQEYRKYKIRTVNKPDDVETMREVIRRRYTRVLREDLPLPDLILVDGGKAQMGAAVDVLENELGLFIPVGGLVKDERHQTARLLAGDPPREVRLDRRSQEFYLIQRIQEEVHRFAVTFHRQVRRKTMIRSRLDDIPGVGEKRKRQLFRHFGSIERMKNATIEEYRKAGIGDKLARKIIEALRSEEPAGSSSSSAGEKG from the coding sequence GTGAAGGATCGGGTAAAGGAAAAAGTGGCCCTGCTCCCGGATCAGCCGGGGTGTTATCTGATGAAAGACGAGAAAGGGGAGGTATTATACGTCGGCAAGGCCAAAAGCCTCCGCAACCGGGTGCGCTCGTACTTTACCGGCAGCCATGACGGAAAAACCCAGCTGCTGGTGTCGCAAATCGCCGATGTGGAGGTGATTGTCACCGGAACGCCGACGGAGGCGTTGATCCTGGAGTGCAACCTGATCAAGAAGCACCGTCCCCGCTACAATGTCCTGCTTAAGGACGACAAATCCTATCCCTATATCCGGTTGACCCGGGAGAAGCATCCCCGTCTGGAAGTGACCCGAAAGAAAAAGAAGGACGGTTCCCGATATTTCGGCCCCTATCCCAACGCCGGGGCGGCACAGCAGACGAAAAAGCTTCTCGACAAGTTGTATCCCCTGCGCAAGTGCAAAACCCTGCCCAAGCGGGCCTGCCTCTATTATCATCTGGGGCAATGCCTGGCCCCCTGCGAGTTTGATGTGGATCCGAGTCAGGAAGAGGCGATCGCCCGGGAAATTGTCCGCTTTTTGAGCGGGGGTTACCGGGAAGTGGAGCGGGATCTGCGGAAGAAAATGGAAGAGGCCGCCGAAAGGCTGGATTTTGAGCGGGCCAAGGAACTGCGCGACCTGATTCATCATATCAATGCGGTGATGACCAAGCAAAACATCATTTTCAACGACGATATCGACCGGGATGTGTTCGGGTATGCGGTGGACAAGGGCTGGATGTGCGTCCAGGTCTTTTTCGTCCGCCAAGGGAAGTTGATCGAGCGGGAAGTTTCCATCTTTCCCCATTATCATGATCCGGAAGAAGATTTCCATTCCTTCGTGACGCAGTTTTATCACGAAACACCCGCCCTGCCCAAGGAGATCTATCTGCCGGTCGGGACCGACACCGAGTGGCTGGGCCAATGGCTGAAGGGCGTCCATGTGCGCGTTCCTCAGCGGGGATTGAAGAAAAAACTGGTCGACATGGCGGCGGAAAACGCCCGGATCGCTCTGGAGGAGCGGTTCCGCTTGATGGAGAGGGACGAGGAGCGGACGGTCCAGGCGGCCCGGCGGCTGGGAGAAATCCTGGGAATCGGAGCGGCCCGGCGAATCGAGGCCTTCGACAATTCCAACATCCAGGGAACGGATCCCGTGTCGGCGATGGTGGTTTTCCTGGACGGCCGGCCGGCAAAGCAGGAATACCGGAAATACAAGATCCGCACCGTCAACAAGCCGGACGATGTGGAGACGATGCGGGAGGTGATACGCCGCCGCTACACCCGGGTGTTGCGGGAGGATTTGCCGTTGCCGGATCTGATTCTGGTGGACGGAGGGAAGGCGCAGATGGGAGCGGCGGTGGATGTGCTGGAGAACGAGTTGGGGCTGTTTATTCCCGTCGGCGGTCTGGTCAAGGATGAACGGCATCAGACCGCCCGCCTGCTGGCGGGGGATCCCCCCCGGGAGGTGCGCCTTGACCGCAGGAGCCAGGAGTTTTACCTGATCCAGCGCATACAGGAGGAGGTTCACCGCTTTGCCGTCACCTTCCACCGGCAGGTGCGGAGGAAGACGATGATCCGCTCCCGTCTGGATGACATCCCCGGTGTGGGAGAAAAGCGGAAGCGCCAGCTTTTCCGTCACTTCGGCTCCATCGAACGGATGAAAAACGCCACCATCGAGGAGTACCGGAAGGCGGGGATCGGGGACAAATTGGCCCGAAAAATCATTGAGGCCCTGCGTTCCGAGGAACCGGCGGGTTCTTCTTCCTCCTCTGCGGGAGAAAAGGGATGA
- the tatA gene encoding twin-arginine translocase TatA/TatE family subunit: protein MISNIGVPGLILILVVALLLFGPSKLPELGRAVGRTLREFKESFSGADETRTDKPEKSSQEQSK, encoded by the coding sequence ATGATAAGCAACATCGGAGTACCCGGTTTGATCCTCATCCTGGTGGTGGCATTGCTCCTGTTCGGCCCCAGCAAATTGCCGGAATTGGGACGGGCCGTGGGACGGACTCTTCGGGAATTCAAGGAATCCTTCAGCGGGGCGGACGAAACCCGTACGGACAAACCGGAAAAATCCTCCCAAGAGCAATCCAAATGA
- a CDS encoding long-chain-fatty-acid--CoA ligase, which translates to MTEKKIWHQYYPEEVPATLEYPEAYLTDFLLESAREFPDRDAVHFMGKRITYRELLDDVFRFAHALKDLGVRKGERVSIMLPNSPQAVIAYYGTLFAGAVVVQTNPMYMERELKHQLTDSGAETIVCVDLVFDKVKRVMDETPLKRVIVTSIKDYLPFPKNILYPLKMLKEGNRVDISYGDNIHRFSELIRKAPADPVTMPVESPDELALLQYTGGTTGLAKGAMLTHRNLVANTVQCAAWMYRGRKGKEKTLGILPFFHVYGMTVVMNYSVYMAATMILLPRFDAGQVLKTIAKEKPTLFPGAPTMYVALINHPDIEKYDLSSIEACLSGSAPLPVEVQERFENLTGGRLVEGYGLTEASPVTHANPIWGRRKAGRIGLPWPDTECRIVNPETGEEVKQGEVGELQVRGPQVMKGYWNRPEETEKVLKDGWLSTGDMAFMDEEGYFAIMDRKKDVIIAGGFNIYPREVEEVLYEHPAIQEAAVVGVPDPYRGETVKAFIVLKEGERITEEELDAYCRERLAAYKVPRLYEFRSELPKTTVGKILRRVLVEEEKKK; encoded by the coding sequence ATGACGGAAAAGAAGATCTGGCACCAGTATTACCCGGAAGAAGTCCCCGCAACTTTGGAGTACCCCGAAGCGTATTTGACGGATTTTCTTTTGGAGTCGGCCCGGGAGTTTCCCGACCGGGACGCCGTTCACTTCATGGGAAAACGGATTACCTACCGGGAACTTTTGGATGATGTCTTTCGCTTTGCCCATGCCCTGAAGGATCTGGGAGTGCGCAAAGGGGAACGGGTGTCGATCATGCTGCCCAATTCGCCCCAGGCGGTGATCGCCTATTACGGCACGCTGTTTGCCGGGGCGGTTGTCGTTCAGACCAATCCGATGTACATGGAGCGGGAATTGAAACACCAGCTGACGGATTCCGGCGCGGAGACGATCGTCTGCGTGGATCTGGTGTTCGACAAGGTGAAGCGGGTGATGGACGAAACCCCGCTGAAGCGCGTCATCGTCACCAGCATCAAGGATTATCTTCCCTTCCCGAAGAACATCCTGTATCCGCTTAAAATGCTCAAAGAAGGCAATCGGGTGGACATTTCCTACGGGGATAACATCCACCGCTTTTCCGAACTGATCCGGAAAGCGCCGGCGGATCCGGTGACGATGCCCGTCGAATCCCCCGACGAGCTCGCCCTGCTCCAGTATACCGGCGGAACCACGGGGCTTGCGAAGGGGGCGATGCTCACCCATCGCAATCTGGTGGCCAACACGGTCCAGTGCGCCGCGTGGATGTACCGGGGGCGGAAGGGAAAAGAAAAAACCTTGGGCATTTTGCCCTTTTTCCACGTTTACGGCATGACCGTGGTGATGAATTATTCCGTGTACATGGCGGCGACGATGATCCTCCTGCCGAGGTTTGACGCCGGACAAGTCCTCAAGACGATCGCCAAGGAGAAGCCGACGCTCTTTCCCGGTGCCCCCACGATGTATGTGGCCCTGATCAATCATCCCGACATCGAAAAGTACGACCTTTCTTCCATCGAAGCCTGCCTCAGCGGGTCCGCCCCCCTTCCCGTCGAGGTGCAGGAGCGGTTTGAAAATTTGACCGGCGGTCGCCTGGTCGAAGGATACGGATTGACCGAGGCTTCCCCCGTCACCCACGCCAATCCCATCTGGGGCCGTCGGAAAGCCGGCAGGATTGGCCTTCCGTGGCCGGACACCGAATGCCGGATTGTGAATCCGGAAACCGGCGAAGAGGTGAAGCAGGGAGAGGTCGGCGAGCTTCAGGTTCGCGGTCCCCAGGTGATGAAGGGATATTGGAACCGGCCGGAGGAGACGGAAAAGGTGCTCAAGGACGGCTGGCTGAGCACCGGAGATATGGCTTTCATGGACGAGGAAGGTTATTTCGCCATCATGGACCGAAAGAAGGACGTGATCATCGCCGGCGGATTCAACATCTATCCGCGGGAAGTGGAAGAGGTGCTGTACGAACACCCGGCGATTCAGGAGGCGGCCGTCGTCGGTGTTCCGGATCCCTATCGGGGGGAAACCGTGAAAGCGTTTATCGTCCTCAAGGAAGGGGAGAGGATCACGGAGGAGGAACTGGATGCCTACTGCCGGGAGCGCCTGGCGGCTTACAAGGTTCCCCGACTTTACGAGTTCCGCTCCGAATTGCCCAAGACGACCGTGGGGAAGATTCTCCGGCGGGTGTTGGTCGAAGAAGAGAAGAAGAAGTGA
- a CDS encoding electron transfer flavoprotein subunit beta/FixA family protein — MNILVCLKQTFDTEERIVLEDGKISEDGVEFVINPYDEYAVEEAIKLKEEHGGEVTVITVGPERAEQALRTAMAMGADKGIIVDSEDLEDADEYTIAKILAEVIKEQEYDIILCGYMAVDDGSAQVGPRLAELLGIPHISTITKLTIDGENVEVEKDVEGDVEIIQSKLPILLTAQQGLNEPRYPSLPGIMKAKKKPLERLDLDDLDLDEEDIEAKTETLEIFLPPKKEGGKILEGELSDQVKELVQLLRNEAKVI; from the coding sequence ATGAACATTTTGGTCTGCCTGAAGCAAACCTTCGACACCGAGGAGCGCATCGTTCTCGAGGACGGCAAAATCAGCGAAGACGGGGTGGAATTTGTCATCAACCCCTACGATGAATATGCCGTGGAGGAAGCCATCAAGCTGAAGGAAGAGCACGGGGGGGAAGTGACGGTCATCACCGTGGGGCCGGAGCGGGCGGAACAAGCGTTGCGCACGGCCATGGCCATGGGGGCCGACAAGGGAATCATCGTGGATTCCGAGGATTTGGAAGATGCCGATGAATACACCATCGCCAAAATTTTGGCCGAGGTGATCAAGGAGCAGGAGTACGACATCATCCTGTGCGGATACATGGCCGTGGACGACGGCTCGGCGCAGGTGGGGCCCCGCTTGGCGGAATTGCTCGGAATTCCCCACATCTCCACCATCACCAAATTGACCATCGACGGCGAAAACGTGGAAGTGGAAAAGGACGTGGAGGGGGACGTGGAAATCATTCAGTCCAAACTGCCCATCCTGTTGACGGCCCAGCAGGGGCTGAATGAACCGCGCTATCCTTCCCTCCCGGGGATCATGAAGGCGAAGAAAAAGCCCCTGGAGCGTCTGGACCTGGACGATCTGGACCTGGATGAGGAGGACATCGAAGCCAAGACGGAAACGCTGGAAATTTTCCTTCCGCCGAAGAAGGAAGGCGGGAAGATCCTGGAAGGCGAGCTGTCCGATCAGGTGAAGGAACTGGTTCAGTTGCTCCGGAACGAGGCAAAGGTGATCTGA